A single window of Gossypium hirsutum isolate 1008001.06 chromosome A10, Gossypium_hirsutum_v2.1, whole genome shotgun sequence DNA harbors:
- the LOC107915118 gene encoding UDP-glucuronate 4-epimerase 6, translated as MPTPPDTSKTLKLERYNNYLRKIHSTKLISASSKLLFRATLLIALILILFFTINYPPLSDTPHHVPPHHRLHHHSLLSTSLFSAGGGAAWEKQVRLSSTPRRTNGFSVLVTGAAGFVGSHCSLALKKRGDGVLGLDNFNNYYDPSLKRARQNLLSKHQVFIVEGDLNDGPLLTKLFDVVPFTHVLHLAAQAGVRYAMQNPQSYISSNIAGFVNLLEVAKAANPQPSIVWASSSSVYGLNTENPFSERDRTDQPASLYAATKKAGEEIAHTYNHIYGLSLTGLRFFTVYGPWGRPDMAYFFFTKDILQGKSIDIYKTHNQKEVARDFTYIDDVVKGCLGALDTAEKSTGSGGKKKGAAQLRVYNLGNTSPVPVGRLVSILEGLLSTKAKKHVITMPRNGDVPFTHANVTLAFKDFGYKPTTDLSTGLRKFVKWYISYYGIQSKTRKESQATGESG; from the coding sequence ATGCCTACACCACCGGACACCAGCAAAACCTTGAAATTAGAGAGATACAACAATTATCTCCGAAAAATTCACAGCACCAAACTCATCTCGGCTTCCTCTAAACTTCTCTTTCGTGCAACCCTTCTCATTGCTTTGATTCTGATCCTTTTTTTCACCATCAATTACCCTCCTCTTTCCGATACTCCCCACCATGTTCCTCCTCACCACCGTCTCCACCACCACAGCTTACTTTCCACTTCCCTTTTCTCCGCCGGGGGCGGTGCCGCCTGGGAGAAACAAGTGCGACTCTCTTCCACGCCACGTAGAACCAATGGGTTCTCCGTTTTGGTCACTGGCGCCGCTGGGTTCGTCGGTTCCCACTGTTCCCTCGCTTTGAAGAAACGAGGCGATGGGGTTCTTGGTTTAGACAACTTCAATAACTACTACGATCCGTCTTTGAAAAGAGCCAGGCAAAACCTTTTGAGTAAGCACCAAGTTTTCATCGTCGAAGGTGACTTGAACGACGGGCCATTGCTGACCAAGCTATTCGACGTTGTGCCCTTCACTCACGTCCTTCACTTAGCGGCTCAGGCCGGCGTACGTTACGCCATGCAAAACCCACAGTCGTACATCAGCTCCAACATTGCAGGCTTTGTTAACTTGCTCGAAGTAGCCAAAGCAGCCAATCCTCAGCCATCCATTGTTTGGGCATCATCGAGCTCCGTTTACGGCCTCAACACCGAAAACCCATTCTCCGAACGCGACCGGACAGACCAACCGGCTAGCCTTTACGCCGCCACAAAGAAAGCCGGCGAAGAAATCGCCCACACTTACAACCATATCTACGGTCTTTCCCTTACGGGGCTAAGATTCTTCACGGTTTACGGTCCTTGGGGAAGACCCGACATGGCTTATTTCTTCTTCACTAAAGACATCCTACAAGGGAAGTCGATTGACATATACAAGACGCATAATCAGAAAGAGGTGGCGCGTGACTTCACCTACATAGACGACGTGGTGAAAGGGTGTTTAGGGGCGTTGGACACGGCGGAGAAGAGCACCGGAAGCGGCGGGAAGAAGAAAGGGGCGGCTCAGTTGAGAGTTTACAACTTGGGGAACACATCGCCGGTCCCAGTGGGGCGATTGGTATCGATCCTGGAAGGGTTGCTGAGCACAAAGGCCAAGAAACATGTGATCACGATGCCAAGAAATGGGGACGTGCCCTTCACACATGCCAACGTGACGTTAGCCTTCAAGGACTTCGGGTACAAGCCCACCACGGATTTGTCCACTGGGTTGAGGAAATTTGTGAAATGGTACATCAGTTATTATGGGATTCAATCAAAGACAAGGAAGGAAAGTCAAGCTACCGGTGAATCTGGCTAA